Proteins co-encoded in one Mastacembelus armatus chromosome 24, fMasArm1.2, whole genome shotgun sequence genomic window:
- the ppil4 gene encoding peptidyl-prolyl cis-trans isomerase-like 4: MAVLLETTLGDVVIDLFTDERPKTCLNFLKLCKIKYYNYCLIHSVQRDFIVQTGDPTGTGRGGESVYSKLYGDQARFFDAEKAPRIKHRNKGTVSMVNNGNDQHGSQFLITTGENLDYLDGVHTVFGEVTEGMDVLSKINETFVDKDFVPFQDIRINHAVILEDPFDDPPDLPVPDRSPEPTKEQLDSGRIGADEVIDDTDGRGAEELEERLKEKEAKTQAILLEMVGDLPDADVKPPENVLFVCKLNPVTADEDLEIIFSRFGPIKSCEIIRDWKTGDSLCYAFIEFEKQEDCEKAYFKMDNVLIDDRRIHVDFSQSVAKIKWKGKGGKYTKDDFKAYEKDMENRSKLTLKDQVKPKQDSRYDLLMEEEEEATSHRQAEKKHKEKRHRHHSDDEDGRKSKKHKDSEESRRDRKMGRQHSRSRDRDHKHSKSRVKHGKDGRDKGHSHKDKSRSRSPKKSKDKERSRYR, encoded by the exons ATGGCGGTGCTACTTGAAACGACGCTGGGCGATGTTGTAATTGATTTGTTTACAGACGAAAGACctaaaa CGTGCCTGAATTTTCTAAAATTATGCAAGATAAAATACTACAACTACTGCCTGATCCACAGTGTGCAG AGAGACTTCATTGTGCAGACTGGAGATCCCACTGGGACTGGCCGTGGAGGAGAGTCTGTCTACAG CAAACTGTATGGAGACCAGGCCCGCTTCTTTGATGCAGAGAAAGCACCACGcatcaaacacagaaataaggGGACTGTCTCCATGGTGAACAATGGAAACGATCAGCACGGGTCTCAG TTCCTTATTACCACTGGGGAGAACTTGGACTACCTGGATGGAGTCCATACTGTGTTTGGGGAAGTTACAGAAGGCATGGATGTTCTGTCTAAAATCAATGAGACCTTTGTTGATAAGGATTTTGTTCCATTTCAGGATATCAG GATAAACCACGCTGTGATTCTGGAAGACCCATTTGATGATCCTCCTGACCTGCCAGTCCCCGATCGATCTCCTGAACCCACCAAAGAGCAGTTAGAT AGTGGCAGAATCGGAGCAGATGAAGTGATTGATGATACGGATGGAAGAGGAgctgaggagctggaggagaggcTGAAGGAGAAAGAGGCCAAGACTCAGGCCATCCTCCTGGAGATG GTAGGTGACCTCCCTGACGCAGATGTGAAGCCTCCAGAGAACgtgctgtttgtgtgcaaaCTGAACCCGGTGACGGCAGACGAGGACCTGGAAATTATCTTCTCCCGCTTTGGACCCATAAAAAG CTGTGAGATCATCAGAGATTGGAAAACTGGAGATTCCCTCTGTTATGCTTTTATTGAGTTTGAAAAG CAGGAGGACTGTGAAAAGGCCTACTTCAAAATGGACAATGTGCTTATTGATGATCGTCGCATTCATGTGGACTTCAGCCAGTCAGTTGCAAAGATCAAATGGAAAGGCAAAG GTGGGAAGTATACGAAAGATGACTTCAAAGCTTATGAGAAGGATATGGAGAACCGATCCAAACTGACTCTTAAGGATCAAGTGAAACCTAAACAGGA TTCCAGATACGATCTGCtaatggaggaggaagaggaggcaacGAGCCATCGGCAAGCTGAGaagaaacacaaggaaaagaGACACCGCCATCATTCAGATGACGAGGACGGCAGAAAATCCAAAAAGCACAAG GACAGTGAGGAGAGCAGGCGAGATAGAAAAATGGGCCGCCAGCACTCCCGTTCCAGAGACAGggaccacaaacacagcaagtcTCGGGTCAAACATGGGAAAGATGGACGCGATAAAGGCCACAGCCACAAGGACAAGAGCCGCAGCCGCTCCCCAAAAAAGTCCAAGGATAAAGAAAGAAGTAGATACAGATGA
- the ginm1 gene encoding glycoprotein integral membrane protein 1 produces MEMTLSIIFLLFASAASTESSPRQLNTENILINVTTGTFADTQLQDASSLQINLNISVGEEQVLVNDVPVQLSEVTRFSCPALLLDSINGSSEFESGDMVSTVTRVMVSQNRLYSDSEEVVAMQVFSEVIEMEGKEVQQPDMCEVKILMSPHFQKLAQFTNIYPIGHSEIFKVPRENDVVVTDPPNPRKDEDQLISQTTSQYPLKHTETTQEEIAAPGKLPETPLRMDPDLLYDVRYDDEFDDREPSQPDQIQMETPPKEIISSYSAMCQWVEQVRERLRRLCSESLPLFFLVMWVVVIGVVGSAVIVKILDMFFPTCEHKHIFHLNPVTLMPEDEKETLLDNIETEAEEEEKKP; encoded by the exons ATGGAAATGACACTTTCTATTATATTTCTTCTCTTTGCCTCAGCAGCCAGCACAGAGTCCTCGCCAAGGCAGCTGAATACG GAAAACATCCTGATAAACGTGACGACAGGGACGTTTGCGGACACACAGCTACAGGATGCCAGCAGCTTGCAG ATCAACCTGAACATATCGGTTGGTGAAGAGCAGGTGTTGGTCAATGATGTCCCGGTCCAGCTGTCAGAGGTCACCAGGTTCAGCTGCCCAGCACTGCTCT tgGACAGCATTAATGGGAGCAGTGAGTTTGAATCTGGGGACATGGTGTCTACTGTCACTCGGGTGATGGTGAGCCAGAACCGGCTCTACAGCGACTCTGAGGAGGTGGTGGCCATGCAGGTGTTCAGTGAAGTCATAGAGATGGAGGGCAAAGAG GTTCAGCAGCCTGACATGTGTGAGGTGAAGATACTGATGAGCCCACATTTCCAGAAACTAGCTCAGTTTACCAACATCTACCCCATTGGACACAGTGAGATCTTTAAGGTTCCCAGGGAGAACGATGTGGTTGTCACAGATCCACCAAATCCCAGAAAAG ATGAAGATCAGCTGATCTCCCAGACCACTAGCCAGTACCCCCTGAAGCACACTGAGACCACCCAGGAAGAGATTGCAGCTCCTGGAAAGCTCCCAGAGACTCCTCTGCGTATGGACCCTGACCTGCTGTATGATGTCAGATACGATGATGAATTTGATGACAGAGAGCCGAGCCAGCCAGATCAAATTCAGATGGAAACTCCACCCAAAGAAATAATATCATCTTACTCT GCCATGTGTCAGTGGGTGGAGCAAGTGAGGGAGCGCTTGAGGCGTCTGTGCTCTGAGTCCCTACCTCTGTTCTTCCTGGTTATGTGGGTGGTGGTGATTGGTGTTGTCGGGTCTGCCGTCATCGTCAAGATCTTGGACATGTTCTTCCCAACATGTGAACACAA GCACATTTTTCACTTAAACCCTGTCACTCTAATGCCGGAGGATGAGAAGGAGACCCTGCTGGACAACATtgaaacagaagcagaggaagaagagaagaagccTTGA
- the katna1 gene encoding katanin p60 ATPase-containing subunit A1: MSLREISENVKLAREYALLGNYSSASVLYHGLLEQIKKYAYTVRDSSFQQRWQQLWQEISEENQQVQDIMSTLENFQLNATPPKPSNHDDYEKRPVHIEQRPSPSPVRQPTNPFKDSKPPNHRLSVAVRAQHRHSPRGANGDKSKGGERKAKEGKEKKEAKEAVGKGKDDKNKADVQEKEVKKFDGTGYDKDLVEALERDIISQNPNVKWDDIADLEDAKKLLKEAVVLPMWMPAFFKGIRRPWKGVLMVGPPGTGKTLLAKAVATECRTTFFNVSSSTLTSKYRGESEKLVRLLFEMARFYAPTTIFIDEIDSMCSRRGTSEEHEASRRVKAELLVQMDGVGGASENDDPSKMVMVLAATNFPWDIDEALRRRLEKRIYIPLPSTKGRVELLRINLKELELASDVDLDKIAEQMEGYSGADITNVCRDASLMAMRRRIEGLTPEEIRNISRDEMHMPTTMDDFESALKKVSKSVSAADLEKYEKWIDEFGSC, from the exons ATGAGTCTACGAGAAATCAGTGAGAACGTGAAGCTGGCCCGCGAATACGCCTTGCTGGGAAACTACAGCTCAGCCAGCGTTCTCTATCATGGATTGCtagaacaaattaaaaagtatGCCTACACTGTGCGGGACAGCAGCTTCCAGCAGAGATGGCAGCAG TTGTGGCAAGAAATTAGTGAAGAGAATCAACAGGTTCAGGATATAATGTCGACTCTGGAGAACTTCCAGCTGAATGCCACACCTCCTAAACCCAGTAACCATGATGATTATGAAAAAAGGCCAGTGCACATTGAACAAAG ACCTTCTCCCTCTCCAGTTAGACAGCCCACTAATCCATTTAAAGACAGCAAACCTCCCAACCACCGCCTGAGTGTGGCTGTCAGGGCGCAGCACAGACACTCACCTCGTGGGGCCAACGGGGACAAAAGCAAAGGAggggaaagaaaagcaaaggaggggaaagaaaagaaggaggcAAAGGAGGCTGTGGGCAAAGGAAAGGATGATAAG AACAAAGCAGATGTCCAagagaaagaagtgaaaaagTTCGATGGGACTGGATATGACAAAGACCTTGTGGAAGCTCTGGAGAGAGATATTATATCCCAGAATCCAAATGTTAAATG GGATGACATTGCAGACTTAGAAGATGCCAAAAAACTCCTGAAAGAAGCAGTTGTACTGCCGATGTGGATGCCAGCATTTTTCAAAGGCATAAGAAGACCATGGAAG GGAGTGCTTATGGTGGGACCACCAGGCACAGGGAAGACACTCTTGGCCAAAGCAGTTGCTACTGAATGCAGGACCACATTCTTCAATGTTTCCTCATCTACTCTCACTTCCAAGTACAGAGGGGAGTCAGAGAAGCTAGTTCGCCTTCTTTTTGAAATG GCACGGTTTTACGCTCCCACTACAATCTTCATTGATGAAATTGACTCGATGTGCAGCCGCAGGGGCACATCAGAGGAACATGAGGCCAGCCGGAGAGTCAAGGCAGAGCTGCTGGTGCAGATGGATG GCGTTGGTGGAGCATCAGAAAATGATGACCCGTCAAAGATGGTTATGGTCCTGGCTGCCACCAACTTCCCATGGGACATTGATGAAGCTCTGCGGAGGCGGCTGGAGAAGAGGATCTACATCCCTCTGCCTTCAA CCAAGGGGCGAGTGGAGTTGCTCAGGATCAACTTGAAGGAGCTAGAGCTGGCCAGTGATGTGGATTTGGACAAGATCGCAGAGCAAATGGAGGGTTACTCAGGAGCTGACATCACCAATGTTTGCAG GGATGCCTCTCTGATGGCCATGAGGCGAAGAATTGAGGGCCTCACCCCAGAAGAGATCCGCAACATTTCTCGGGACGAGATGCATATGCCCACAACCATGGATGACTTTGAGTCAGCTCTGAAGAAAGTGTCCAAATCTGTATCTGCGGCTGACCTGGAGAAGTATGAGAAGTGGATTGATGAATTTGGCTCCTGCTGA